One region of Pongo pygmaeus isolate AG05252 chromosome 21, NHGRI_mPonPyg2-v2.0_pri, whole genome shotgun sequence genomic DNA includes:
- the TUBB1 gene encoding tubulin beta-1 chain, translated as MREIVHIQIGQCGNQIGAKFWEMIGEEHGIDLAGSDCGASALQLERISVYYNEAYGRKYVPRAVLVDLEPGTMDSIRSSKLGALFQPDSFVHGNSGAGNNWAKGHYTEGAELIENVLEVVRHESESCDCLQGFQIVHSLGGGTGSGMGTLLMNKIREEYPDRIMNSFSVMPSPKVSDTVVEPYNAVLSIHQLIENADACFCIDNEALYDICFRTLKLTTPTYGDLNHLVSLTMSGITTSLRFPGQLNADLRKLAVNMVPFPRLHFFMPGFAPLTAQGSQQYRALSVAELTQQMFDARNTMAACDPRRGRYLTVACIFRGKMSTKEVDQQLLSVQTRNSSCFVEWIPNNVKVAVCDIPPRGLSIAATFIGNNTAIQEIFNRVSEHFSAMFKRKAFVHWYTSEGMDINEFGEAESNIHDLVSEYQQFQDAKAVLEEDEEGMEEAEMEPEDKGHSP; from the exons ATGCGTGAAATTGTCCATATTCAGATTGGCCAGTGTGGCAACCAGATCGGAGCCAAG TTCTGGGAGATGATTGGTGAGGAACATGGGATCGACTTGGCTGGGAGCGACTGCGGGGCCTCGGCCTTGCAGCTGGAGAGAATCAGCGTGTACTACAACGAAGCCTATG GTAGGAAATATGTGCCCCGAGCAGTCTTGGTGGACCTAGAACCTGGGACGATGGACAGCATTCGATCTAGCAAATTAGGAGCCCTCTTTCAACCCGACAGTTTTGTCCATG GTAACTCTGGGGCTGGCAATAACTGGGCCAAAGGCCACTACACGGAGGGAGCTGAGCTGATCGAGAACGTCCTAGAGGTGGTGAGGCACGAGAGTGAGAGCTGCGACTGCCTGCAGGGCTTCCAGATCGTCCACTCCCTGGGCGGGGGCACAGGCTCCGGGATGGGCACTCTGCTCATGAACAAGATTAGAGAGGAGTACCCGGACCGGATCATGAATTCCTTCAGTGTCATGCCTTCTCCCAAGGTGTCGGACACGGTGGTGGAGCCCTACAATGCGGTTCTGTCCATCCACCAGCTGATTGAGAATGCAGATGCCTGTTTCTGCATTGACAATGAGGCCCTCTATGACATCTGCTTCCGTACCCTGAAGCTGACGACACCCACCTACGGGGATCTCAACCACCTAGTGTCCTTGACCATGAGTGGCATAACCACCTCCCTCCGGTTCCCGGGTCAGCTCAACGCAGACCTGCGCAAGCTGGCGGTGAACATGGTCCCCTTCCCCCGCCTGCACTTCTTTATGCCCGGCTTTGCCCCACTCACGGCCCAGGGCAGCCAGCAGTACCGAGCCCTCTCCGTGGCCGAGCTCACCCAGCAGATGTTTGATGCCCGCAATACCATGGCTGCCTGTGACCCCCGCCGTGGCCGCTACCTCACAGTGGCCTGCATTTTCCGGGGCAAGATGTCCACCAAGGAAGTGGACCAGCAACTGCTCTCCGTGCAGACCAGGAACAGCAGCTGCTTTGTGGAGTGGATTCCCAATAATGTCAAGGTGGCTGTCTGCGACATCCCGCCCCGGGGGCTGAGCATCGCCGCCACCTTCATTGGCAACAACACGGCCATCCAAGAGATCTTTAATAGGGTCTCTGAGCATTTCTCAGCCATGTTCAAAAGGAAAGCTTTTGTGCACTGGTACACCAGCGAAGGGATGGACATAAACGAATTTGGGGAAGCTGAAAGTAACATCCATGATTTGGTATCCGAGTACCAACAATTTCAAGATGCCAAAGCAGTTCTAGAGGAAGATGAAGAGGGCATGGAGGAGGCAGAAATGGAGCCAGAAGATAAGGGACATTCACCGTGA
- the ATP5F1E gene encoding ATP synthase subunit epsilon, mitochondrial — MVAYWRQAGLSYIRYSQICAKAVRDALKTEFKANAEKTSGSSVKIVKVKKE; from the exons ATGGTGGCCTACTGGAGACAGGCTGGACTCAG CTACATCCGATACTCCCAGATCTGTGCAAAAGCAGTGAGAGATGCACTGAAGACAGAATTCAAAGCAAATGCCGAGAAGACTTCTGGCAGCAGCGTAAAAATTGTGAAAGTAAAGAAGGAATAA
- the PRELID3B gene encoding PRELI domain containing protein 3B: protein MKIWTSEHVFDHPWETVTTAAMQKYPNPMNPSVVGVDVLDRHIDPSGKLHSHRLLSTEWGLPSIVKSLIGAARTKTYVQEHSVVDPVEKTMELKSTNISFTNMVSVDERLIYKPHPQDPEKTVLTQEAIITVKGVSLSSYLEGLMASTISSNASKGREAMEWVIHKLNAEIEELTASARGTIRTPMAAAAFAEK from the exons ATGAAGATCTGGACTTCGGAGCACGTCTTTGA CCACCCGTGGGAAACTGTTACAACAGCTGCAATGCAGAAATACCCAAACCCTATGAACCCAAGTGTGGTTGGAGTTGATGTGTTGGACAGACATATAGATCCCTCTGGAAAGTTGCACAGCCACAGACTTCTCAGCACAGAGTGGGGACTGCCTTCCATTGTGAAGTCT CTTATTGGTGCAGCAAGAACGAAAACATATGTGCAAGAACATTCTGTAGTTGATCCTGTAGAGAAAACAATGGAACTTAAATCTACTAAT aTTTCATTTACAAACATGGTTTCAGTAGATGAGAGACTTATATACAAACCACATCCTCAGGATCCAGAAAA AACTGTTTTGACACAAGAAGCCATAATCACCGTGAAAGGAGTTAGCCTCAGCAGTTACCTTGAAGGACTGATGGCAAGTACGATATCCTCAAACGCTAGTAAA ggcCGAGAAGCAATGGAATGGGTAATACATAAATTAAATGCTGAGATTGAAGAACTGACAGCCTCAGCAAGAGGAACCATAAGGACTCCAATGGCAGCAGCAGCGTTTGCAGAGAAGTGA